The Streptococcus pluranimalium genome contains a region encoding:
- the fabM gene encoding trans-2-decenoyl-ACP isomerase — MTYSTIRYEIEDKVATLTFIREQANNGFNIPMCLEIIDVIATLEQSSEVQILVIEAEGSVFSVGGDLIEMQRAVSEDDVESLVDIARYVQDIAFKIKQLPKPVIMCTDGAVAGAAFNLAIASDFCIASDKSKFIQAFVNVGLAPDAGGLFLLTRSLGINRATQLAMTGEAVSAEKAEEYGFVYKTCESGKLDKARDRLIKRLKRGSFNSYAAMKQLVWESFFSDWESYAVKELYWQERLAFQDDFKEGVKAHADRRRPSFTGNGLFK, encoded by the coding sequence ATGACTTATAGTACAATTCGATATGAGATAGAAGATAAAGTTGCTACTTTAACTTTTATACGAGAACAGGCTAATAATGGTTTCAATATCCCAATGTGCTTAGAAATAATAGATGTGATAGCAACTCTTGAGCAAAGCTCAGAAGTTCAAATTTTAGTTATTGAAGCGGAAGGATCTGTTTTTTCAGTCGGCGGTGATTTGATTGAGATGCAGAGGGCTGTTTCGGAAGATGATGTTGAATCATTAGTAGATATAGCAAGATATGTACAAGATATTGCATTTAAAATAAAACAGCTTCCAAAACCAGTGATTATGTGTACAGATGGTGCTGTTGCTGGGGCAGCCTTTAACTTAGCTATAGCATCTGATTTTTGTATTGCCAGTGATAAGTCTAAGTTCATTCAAGCGTTTGTAAACGTTGGTTTAGCTCCTGATGCAGGCGGTCTATTTTTGCTCACACGTTCATTAGGAATTAATCGTGCAACTCAATTAGCGATGACGGGTGAAGCTGTTTCGGCCGAGAAGGCTGAAGAATATGGTTTTGTTTATAAAACTTGTGAATCAGGAAAATTAGATAAGGCGCGTGATCGTTTGATAAAACGATTGAAGCGTGGGTCATTTAATTCTTACGCGGCTATGAAGCAGCTGGTATGGGAGAGTTTCTTTTCTGATTGGGAAAGCTATGCTGTTAAGGAGCTGTATTGGCAGGAACGCTTGGCGTTTCAAGATGATTTTAAAGAAGGGGTCAAAGCTCATGCAGATAGAAGACGACCCTCTTTTACTGGAAATGGGTTGTTTAAATAA
- the fabT gene encoding fatty acid biosynthesis transcriptional regulator FabT, which produces MDYNEINDYLVGIFNNILIIEEASLKTSRFNDVSIKEMHTIDEIGNTPNATPSDIAKALMVTLGTVTTSLNKLEKKGYIIRTRSNVDRRVVHLSLSQKGRLLFRLHHKFHMNMVEKITDGFDEQEFEVMSRGLKNLNQFLEDLK; this is translated from the coding sequence GTGGATTACAATGAAATCAATGACTACCTAGTAGGTATTTTTAACAACATACTTATTATTGAAGAAGCAAGTTTAAAGACAAGCCGCTTCAACGATGTTTCTATCAAAGAGATGCATACCATTGATGAAATTGGTAATACTCCTAATGCAACACCTAGCGATATTGCTAAAGCTTTGATGGTTACATTAGGTACGGTGACTACTAGTTTAAATAAACTAGAAAAGAAAGGTTACATTATTCGTACAAGATCTAATGTAGATCGTCGTGTGGTTCATTTGAGCCTTTCACAAAAGGGACGTCTCTTATTCCGTCTACATCACAAATTTCATATGAATATGGTAGAAAAGATTACTGATGGTTTTGATGAGCAGGAGTTTGAAGTGATGAGTCGCGGTTTGAAAAATCTTAATCAGTTTTTGGAGGACCTTAAATAG
- a CDS encoding beta-ketoacyl-ACP synthase III produces the protein MGFAKISQVAHYAPDHIVTNDDLSQILETSDEWIASRTGIKQRHISQCEQTSDLATRVAESLLKKAVLSASELDFIIVATITPDSNMPSVAAKVQGNIKAQNAFAFDVTAACSGFVFALATAEKFIASGQYRKGLIIGAEVMSKVLDWTDRSTAVLFGDGAGGVLLEAADAQHFLAESLNTKGEQWQCLQSGNKGLLSPYSQVIDQESYYLQMDGRAVFDFTIKTVSASIRQLLDVNKDLEIDYFLLHQANIRILDKMAKKVSVNRDKFLANMQDYGNTSGASIPILLSESVERGLIQLDGTQTIFLSAFGGGLTWGNLIVKI, from the coding sequence ATGGGTTTTGCAAAAATTTCACAAGTAGCTCACTATGCACCAGACCATATTGTTACCAATGATGATTTATCTCAAATTTTGGAAACAAGTGATGAATGGATTGCTAGCCGAACTGGTATTAAGCAACGCCATATTTCTCAGTGTGAGCAAACTAGCGATTTAGCAACAAGAGTAGCTGAGTCTTTATTGAAGAAGGCTGTTTTAAGTGCTAGTGAGTTAGATTTTATCATTGTTGCGACGATTACACCTGATAGCAATATGCCTTCTGTGGCTGCTAAAGTACAAGGAAATATCAAAGCTCAAAATGCTTTTGCTTTTGATGTAACGGCAGCTTGTAGTGGTTTTGTCTTTGCACTTGCGACCGCTGAAAAATTCATTGCATCTGGTCAGTACCGAAAGGGTTTGATTATTGGTGCGGAGGTCATGTCCAAAGTTTTAGATTGGACGGATCGTTCGACAGCAGTGCTTTTTGGTGATGGGGCAGGTGGCGTTCTGTTAGAAGCAGCAGATGCGCAACACTTTTTAGCAGAGTCACTTAACACCAAAGGAGAGCAGTGGCAATGTTTGCAATCTGGTAACAAAGGCTTGCTATCACCTTATAGTCAGGTGATTGATCAGGAGTCTTATTATTTGCAGATGGATGGGAGAGCAGTTTTTGATTTCACAATCAAGACAGTTTCGGCAAGTATTCGTCAACTATTAGATGTCAATAAAGATTTAGAAATCGATTATTTTTTATTGCATCAGGCGAATATCAGAATTCTGGATAAGATGGCTAAAAAAGTTTCGGTAAATCGAGATAAGTTTTTGGCCAATATGCAAGACTATGGTAACACGAGTGGAGCTAGTATCCCTATTTTGTTATCGGAAAGTGTAGAGCGTGGCTTGATTCAATTAGATGGTACCCAAACAATTTTTCTTTCAGCTTTTGGTGGAGGTTTGACATGGGGAAATCTAATTGTTAAAATTTAG
- a CDS encoding acyl carrier protein, producing the protein MAVFDKVQEIIVEELGKEAEEVKMETTFDDLDADSLDVFQVISEIEDEFDIQIETEEGLNTVGDLVAYVEEKTK; encoded by the coding sequence ATGGCAGTATTTGATAAAGTACAAGAAATTATTGTGGAAGAACTTGGTAAAGAAGCAGAAGAAGTGAAAATGGAAACAACTTTCGATGACCTCGATGCTGATTCACTTGATGTTTTCCAAGTTATTTCTGAAATTGAAGATGAGTTTGATATCCAAATCGAAACTGAAGAAGGACTTAACACAGTAGGTGACTTGGTTGCTTACGTTGAAGAAAAAACAAAATAA